Proteins encoded by one window of Polaribacter haliotis:
- a CDS encoding Eco57I restriction-modification methylase domain-containing protein, with translation MNKKNLGSYYTPIRLSDFIADYCLESLNQDTISILEPSVGDGNFVAAISKNNQIERFQNISLTIVEREVDELNKAIKKCNKEFNLHSFNCDYLDFHNSNTNLFSLIIGNPPYIKSNLLSEKQRDICNSIHTNSGLKDKRINNIWTAFLVSSIQKLEEDGILAFVLPLELLQVKFSEEIRDLLQSSFQRLEVFMFDELQFQECKGQDTVLIIGYKQHITPGTFYTTIKNLIDLETRNFVLMQNISVSESNKKWTHHYITPEEHSFLENVKKELLTVSDYVDNKAGIVTAANNYFIIDKDTLGKYALEEYAKPIVQKGVFVNGSVAFNKYDYSKLIEDNKPAYLLDFNNLDTCNLPTNVKEYILLGEEEKLQNRFKCKQRNNWYQVPNIAKQSQAFFFKRAHEYPKLLKNEANVFVTDSAYNIAIKDDFKLNDFIFSFYNSLTLAFAELEGRYYGGGVLELTPNEFRILPIPMSLHNNFTTYKKDFKNKKNIEDVLKKYNHQILNNSLNLDTREINKIELIRKKLVNKRHRK, from the coding sequence ATGAATAAAAAAAATTTAGGCTCATATTATACACCAATTAGGTTGTCAGATTTCATTGCAGATTATTGTCTTGAAAGCTTAAATCAAGATACCATTTCTATACTTGAACCAAGTGTAGGTGATGGTAATTTTGTTGCTGCTATTTCTAAAAATAATCAAATAGAAAGGTTTCAAAATATATCATTAACTATTGTAGAAAGAGAGGTTGATGAATTAAATAAAGCTATCAAAAAATGTAATAAAGAGTTTAATTTACATTCATTCAATTGTGATTACTTAGATTTTCACAATTCAAATACTAACTTATTTTCACTTATTATTGGTAATCCGCCTTATATAAAGAGTAATTTACTTTCAGAAAAACAAAGAGATATATGTAATTCAATTCATACAAATAGTGGTTTAAAAGATAAGAGAATAAATAATATTTGGACTGCTTTTTTAGTTAGTAGTATTCAAAAACTTGAAGAAGACGGTATTTTAGCATTTGTCTTACCTCTAGAACTACTGCAGGTTAAGTTTTCAGAAGAAATAAGAGATTTATTGCAATCAAGCTTTCAACGTTTAGAAGTTTTTATGTTTGACGAGCTACAGTTTCAAGAATGTAAAGGTCAAGACACTGTGCTTATTATAGGTTATAAGCAACACATTACTCCAGGTACTTTTTATACAACTATCAAAAATCTTATTGATTTAGAAACTAGAAATTTTGTATTGATGCAGAATATTTCAGTATCTGAGTCTAACAAAAAATGGACTCATCATTATATTACTCCAGAAGAACATTCTTTTTTAGAGAATGTAAAAAAAGAATTACTCACTGTTTCAGACTATGTAGATAATAAAGCTGGTATTGTTACAGCTGCTAATAATTATTTTATAATTGATAAAGATACCTTGGGTAAATATGCACTAGAAGAATATGCTAAACCTATTGTTCAAAAAGGAGTTTTTGTGAATGGTTCTGTAGCTTTTAATAAATATGATTATTCCAAATTAATAGAAGATAATAAACCTGCATATTTATTAGATTTTAACAATTTAGATACTTGTAATTTACCAACTAATGTAAAAGAATATATATTATTAGGTGAAGAAGAAAAACTTCAAAATAGATTTAAATGTAAACAACGTAATAACTGGTATCAAGTTCCAAATATTGCAAAACAATCGCAAGCTTTCTTTTTTAAAAGAGCTCACGAATACCCTAAATTATTAAAGAATGAAGCCAATGTTTTTGTAACTGATAGCGCTTATAACATAGCTATAAAAGATGATTTTAAATTAAATGATTTTATATTCTCTTTTTATAATTCGTTAACTTTAGCTTTTGCTGAGTTAGAAGGTCGTTATTATGGTGGTGGTGTTTTGGAGCTTACTCCAAATGAATTTAGAATTCTACCTATACCAATGTCTTTGCATAATAATTTTACCACCTATAAAAAAGATTTTAAAAACAAGAAAAACATTGAAGATGTTTTAAAAAAGTACAATCATCAGATTTTAAATAATTCACTAAATCTTGACACTAGAGAGATAAATAAAATTGAATTAATAAGGAAAAAGCTTGTAAACAAAAGACATCGTAAATAG
- a CDS encoding response regulator has translation MNKIGIIDDNKDQRETLQLALEAHLENRDSSLEVVDIFPFDTEDFTEYFEWIQENDICCLIFDERMHNESENNIGPVGYRGNELVTIVRNKFKDIPIYVITSNKSDEDLQEKFSEFEDIIDRQEFTDEGERYVDRFIRASQRYLDENTSELEEFQQLSELVASGKNDKKDLIRLRALQLKLNLPLDSGLGERKDWLDEYENQIKFLEELQKKIESKITE, from the coding sequence ATGAATAAGATAGGAATTATTGATGATAATAAAGACCAAAGAGAAACTTTACAATTAGCTTTAGAAGCACACCTAGAAAACAGGGACTCTTCTTTAGAAGTTGTTGATATTTTCCCTTTTGATACTGAAGACTTTACGGAATATTTTGAATGGATTCAAGAAAATGACATTTGTTGTCTAATATTCGACGAAAGAATGCATAATGAGTCTGAGAATAATATTGGTCCCGTAGGATATAGAGGCAACGAATTAGTTACCATTGTCAGAAACAAATTTAAAGATATTCCAATCTATGTAATTACTTCAAACAAAAGTGATGAAGATTTGCAAGAAAAGTTTAGTGAATTTGAAGACATTATTGATCGACAAGAATTTACAGATGAAGGAGAAAGATATGTAGATAGGTTTATTAGGGCTTCACAAAGGTATCTAGACGAGAATACAAGTGAACTTGAAGAGTTTCAACAACTATCAGAATTGGTAGCATCTGGGAAGAACGATAAAAAAGATTTAATTAGGCTACGTGCATTACAATTAAAACTTAACCTGCCTTTAGATAGTGGTCTTGGTGAAAGGAAAGATTGGTTAGACGAATATGAAAATCAAATCAAATTTTTAGAAGAATTACAGAAAAAAATTGAATCAAAAATCACAGAATAG
- a CDS encoding sensor histidine kinase gives MSSKIDNVKLELTALLSKNPPDFGKILSLSNELAKLDPEHQRFFVDAKTLIHLGRDSIKDHSTALLELVKNSYDADAKNVDIEIFSITTDLIRVADNGFGMTEDELKNNWLRIGFSEKRQQKKSKLGRRKTGEKGIGRISTDRLGSQLEIRTKSKDSELTGIKLNWDDFDVEGKNISDIRVQLFKPDSINLPKLLGEVAKTGTEILISKQRQPWSKNNIENLYQELSALTPPFEDVVDFGISLTNDIQPTISEKIDTNYLNAAEIEIEAYYDGKGSEIVYTYWDKYNKKEIIEKIDWQNLISKSNFNDKQELSDSLRCGPVTLKLYFFLRESASVRDMDFNLSSLREFLDNNAGIKVYRDKIVVKPYGFPSSQFGYDWLELADRKAKDPAGLSRAENYRVTPNQLVGGVFITRDSNVALADSAAREGLVESEAFYDLRSLTLGSINMLESYRTKLIPKIKSSKALNKKVSTETQTDKLIKALSNIEQDLDDINSNIQGSKDIDNETKVKVQKNITNLSRTTSKVEKTITDLLNWNRTLSGLATIGISSAVFGHETEGSITQFKGSVSTAKLLLNRKEPNIEKAVSELDKAIRYSKRVAAWGAYALTRVQREKRNKKNTNIKRTIESVVTELKPAFSAASISINTILKNMFSNTYQMDIETILINLLTNSYTAATQKPGERKIVITLSFEDKKKSKKTYLEGYMITVSDSGPGVSKEFSHRVFEPLFSTKLNPSKGSKSIGTGLGLTVVSSIVRDLKGEISFDQDPILKGARFKVWLPLEKKNE, from the coding sequence ATGAGTAGTAAAATTGACAATGTAAAATTAGAGCTTACAGCTTTGCTATCTAAAAATCCTCCTGATTTTGGTAAAATTTTATCTCTTTCTAATGAATTAGCTAAATTAGATCCAGAACATCAAAGATTTTTTGTTGATGCAAAAACTCTAATACACTTAGGAAGAGATAGTATTAAAGATCATTCAACTGCGCTACTAGAATTAGTAAAGAACAGTTATGATGCAGATGCTAAAAATGTAGACATTGAAATATTCTCTATAACAACAGATTTGATAAGAGTAGCTGATAATGGCTTCGGAATGACCGAAGATGAGTTGAAAAATAATTGGTTAAGAATTGGTTTTTCAGAGAAACGTCAGCAGAAAAAAAGCAAATTAGGAAGAAGAAAAACTGGAGAAAAAGGTATTGGAAGAATTTCAACTGATAGACTAGGTTCTCAACTAGAAATAAGAACAAAATCAAAAGATTCTGAACTTACTGGTATAAAATTAAATTGGGATGATTTCGATGTTGAAGGTAAAAACATATCTGATATTAGAGTACAATTATTTAAACCTGACTCAATAAATTTACCTAAGTTATTAGGAGAGGTTGCTAAAACTGGAACTGAAATTCTTATCTCTAAACAAAGACAACCTTGGAGTAAAAATAATATTGAAAACCTATATCAAGAATTATCAGCTTTAACTCCACCATTTGAAGATGTTGTTGATTTTGGTATTTCATTAACTAATGATATCCAACCAACCATTTCTGAAAAAATAGACACTAACTATTTAAATGCAGCAGAAATTGAAATCGAAGCTTATTATGATGGAAAAGGTTCGGAAATAGTTTATACCTATTGGGATAAATACAATAAAAAAGAAATAATTGAAAAAATAGATTGGCAAAATCTTATTTCAAAGTCAAATTTTAATGACAAGCAAGAGTTATCAGACTCTTTAAGATGTGGTCCAGTCACGCTAAAATTATATTTCTTTTTAAGAGAATCAGCATCTGTTAGAGATATGGATTTTAATCTAAGTTCTCTTAGAGAATTTTTAGATAATAATGCAGGAATCAAGGTTTATAGAGATAAAATTGTCGTCAAACCTTATGGTTTTCCTAGCTCTCAATTTGGTTATGATTGGTTAGAATTAGCAGATAGAAAGGCAAAAGACCCTGCAGGTTTAAGTAGAGCTGAAAATTATAGAGTAACACCTAATCAATTGGTAGGAGGTGTTTTCATTACAAGAGACTCTAATGTTGCGTTAGCAGATAGCGCAGCAAGAGAAGGGTTAGTAGAATCTGAGGCTTTTTATGATTTAAGAAGTTTAACTTTAGGTTCAATCAATATGCTTGAATCATATAGAACAAAACTAATTCCTAAAATTAAAAGTTCAAAAGCATTAAACAAAAAAGTTTCAACAGAAACTCAAACAGATAAATTAATAAAAGCCTTGTCTAATATAGAACAAGATTTAGATGATATTAATTCAAATATTCAAGGAAGTAAAGATATTGACAATGAAACAAAGGTTAAAGTTCAAAAGAACATTACAAACTTAAGCCGTACAACTAGTAAAGTTGAAAAAACTATTACAGATTTACTTAACTGGAATAGAACTCTAAGTGGTTTAGCCACAATTGGTATATCATCAGCTGTATTTGGTCACGAAACAGAAGGTTCAATAACTCAATTTAAAGGGTCTGTTTCTACAGCTAAATTATTATTAAATAGAAAAGAGCCAAATATTGAAAAGGCTGTTTCTGAATTAGATAAAGCAATCCGTTATTCTAAAAGAGTAGCAGCTTGGGGTGCATATGCATTAACAAGAGTTCAACGTGAAAAAAGAAACAAAAAAAACACTAATATAAAACGAACAATAGAGTCAGTTGTAACTGAATTAAAACCTGCATTTTCAGCAGCTTCTATTTCAATAAACACCATATTAAAGAATATGTTTTCTAATACTTATCAAATGGATATTGAAACTATTCTAATTAATCTATTAACTAATTCTTATACTGCTGCTACTCAAAAACCTGGAGAAAGAAAAATAGTAATCACTCTTTCTTTCGAAGATAAGAAAAAATCAAAAAAAACATATTTAGAAGGTTATATGATAACTGTTTCAGATTCTGGTCCAGGAGTTTCAAAAGAATTCAGTCATAGAGTATTTGAACCCTTATTTTCAACTAAACTTAATCCGTCAAAAGGTAGTAAAAGTATTGGTACAGGATTAGGTTTAACTGTAGTTAGTTCAATTGTTAGGGATTTGAAAGGGGAAATATCCTTTGATCAAGATCCAATATTAAAAGGGGCTCGTTTTAAAGTGTGGCTACCATTAGAAAAAAAGAATGAATAA
- a CDS encoding helix-turn-helix transcriptional regulator, whose amino-acid sequence MSNTLINCTSMTINRKKVVLAEKNKKNKWLAQELGKSQSTISNWCTNESQPSLETLIDIANVIDVDVRELINSMKTNE is encoded by the coding sequence TTGTCTAATACACTAATTAATTGTACTTCTATGACTATAAATCGTAAAAAAGTAGTTTTAGCTGAAAAAAATAAAAAGAATAAATGGTTAGCTCAAGAACTTGGTAAAAGTCAATCTACCATTTCAAATTGGTGTACTAATGAAAGTCAACCATCTTTAGAAACCCTTATTGATATAGCTAATGTTATAGATGTGGACGTAAGAGAATTAATTAATTCAATGAAAACTAATGAGTAG
- a CDS encoding ATPase, with amino-acid sequence MNNTPHIIQEGSVQYQIGNQKGNQIIYDFPKMLIYLEAKGKLLFGRNFKIYPEDEIILYKLCIYFIRDIETCKKLEIDPNKGILLSGPVGCGKTSLMKLLPFIVPHQNQHSLIPARNITFSFNKNGYKIIEDYGNNGFYCFDDLGVETTGRHFGKDCNVMGEILLSRYDLFLKRKLRTHATTNLNAQELENRYGIRVRSRMRELFNLVAFEKESIDKRV; translated from the coding sequence ATGAATAATACACCCCACATAATTCAAGAAGGAAGTGTCCAGTACCAAATAGGAAATCAAAAAGGAAATCAAATAATATACGATTTTCCAAAAATGTTAATCTATTTAGAAGCAAAAGGGAAGTTATTATTTGGTAGAAACTTTAAAATTTACCCAGAAGACGAAATAATTTTATACAAACTGTGTATTTACTTTATTCGTGATATCGAAACTTGTAAGAAATTAGAAATAGATCCTAATAAAGGAATTTTATTATCTGGTCCAGTAGGTTGTGGCAAAACTAGTTTAATGAAATTATTACCATTCATAGTACCTCATCAAAATCAACATAGTCTAATCCCAGCAAGAAATATCACGTTCAGTTTTAATAAAAATGGTTATAAAATTATTGAAGATTATGGCAATAATGGCTTTTATTGTTTTGATGATTTAGGAGTAGAAACTACAGGTCGTCATTTTGGTAAAGATTGCAATGTAATGGGAGAAATCCTTTTATCACGTTACGATTTATTCCTAAAAAGAAAACTAAGAACTCACGCTACGACTAACTTAAACGCTCAGGAATTAGAAAATAGATATGGTATTCGAGTACGTTCAAGAATGCGTGAATTATTTAATTTAGTTGCTTTTGAAAAGGAAAGTATTGATAAGAGAGTTTAA
- a CDS encoding helix-turn-helix domain-containing protein produces the protein MAATIITTEDLREFKEELLEDIKAMINHQSGFAPKKWLKSPEVRDLLSISPGTLQNLRINGTLPYSKVGGVIYYDYEEIQKVLEENRIHNKF, from the coding sequence ATGGCAGCAACTATTATTACTACAGAAGATTTAAGAGAGTTCAAAGAAGAATTATTAGAAGACATTAAAGCAATGATTAACCATCAATCAGGTTTCGCACCTAAAAAATGGTTAAAATCTCCAGAGGTTAGAGACTTGTTAAGTATTTCTCCAGGTACATTACAAAATTTAAGAATCAATGGAACACTCCCCTATTCTAAAGTTGGTGGTGTTATTTATTACGACTACGAAGAAATTCAAAAAGTACTAGAAGAAAATCGCATTCACAACAAGTTCTAA
- a CDS encoding RteC domain-containing protein — protein sequence MKKIEKIVKELDYNLDFLEKETEGVLEKAEESIRITKRALEQIRILFLRKKLIPKNEEIGFFKSIKPYVFSKLIYYVKLFSIESKRPRSSNKSQVKYFNNHIDRLQNYFNDNLEFYHYFRRGAIFLDEEYFMRGKADIRLFPDSLSFFTDDKFSTSHDTTVATIMAYDMLIIYLKREIDKLENNNSMETNFNAFKKQSKLFWTGNKTDLIELIYALHSSGSVNSGTADIKEMASACEQMFNIDLGDYYRTFLEIRSRKINQTKFIDKLKQSLENKMLDSDE from the coding sequence TTGAAAAAGATTGAAAAAATTGTTAAAGAATTAGACTATAATTTAGATTTTTTAGAAAAAGAAACAGAAGGAGTATTAGAAAAAGCAGAAGAAAGTATTAGAATAACAAAAAGAGCATTAGAACAAATAAGAATACTTTTTTTAAGGAAAAAATTAATCCCGAAAAACGAAGAGATTGGTTTTTTCAAAAGCATTAAACCTTATGTTTTTAGTAAATTAATATATTATGTCAAATTATTTAGTATAGAAAGTAAAAGACCAAGAAGTAGTAATAAATCTCAAGTAAAATACTTCAATAATCACATAGATAGGCTTCAAAACTATTTTAATGATAATCTAGAATTTTATCATTATTTCAGAAGAGGAGCCATTTTTTTAGATGAAGAATATTTTATGAGAGGTAAAGCAGATATTAGGCTATTTCCAGACTCATTATCATTTTTTACAGATGATAAATTTTCTACGAGTCACGATACAACTGTGGCTACTATTATGGCATATGATATGTTAATCATCTATCTAAAAAGAGAAATAGATAAACTTGAAAACAATAATAGTATGGAAACCAATTTCAATGCATTTAAAAAGCAGTCAAAACTTTTTTGGACTGGAAATAAAACCGATTTAATAGAGCTTATCTATGCACTTCATAGTTCTGGTTCCGTAAATAGTGGTACTGCAGATATTAAAGAAATGGCATCAGCTTGCGAGCAAATGTTTAATATAGACCTTGGTGATTATTATAGGACATTTTTAGAAATTCGTTCACGCAAAATTAATCAAACCAAATTCATAGATAAACTTAAACAATCCTTAGAAAATAAGATGTTAGATTCTGATGAATAA
- a CDS encoding heavy metal translocating P-type ATPase produces MNKKKVSLNDLKPDSEKEHNHNDGHNHNNQSNNFKEYFPAIISFTMLIIGIALDYFKVLFFNDWQRIIWYGVAYLPVGFPVVKAGWKNIKKGDVFTEFFLMSIATIGAFVIGEFPEGVAVMLFYAVGELFQAAAVNKAKGNIKALLDVRPKEALVYRNNDYVSVNPEEVEIGEKVKVRVGEKIPLDGILLSEKGSFNTAALTGESKPDTISKSEKVFAGSINMDGVIEIETTKEFKDSSISRILHMVQNATARKSKTELFIRKFARIYTPIVVYLAIAITFLPYFFVDDYVFRDWLYRALIFLVISCPCALVISIPLGYFGGLGAASKNGILFKGASFLDAMTKINTLIMDKTGTVTKGVFKIKEIKAINWEEKEFMKYLMAMEEQSTHPIAKAILEYKADGKDFQASEVSEIAGKGLKGNVNGKPVLVGNKALMTTNNIEVFKEIETIVESIVLVSIDNAFAGYVVIADELKEDAKETITNLHKVGIKKIMMLSGDKDSITQKVAAELNIEKAKGGLLPEDKLNEVEKLKQNSENKIAFIGDGINDAPVLAASDVGIAMGGLGSDVAIETADVIIQTDQPSKVIKAIQIGRSTRKIVWQNIGLAFGVKVIVLILGAGGLATMWEAVFADVGVALLAILNAVRLQKMKWSVN; encoded by the coding sequence ATAAATAAAAAGAAAGTTAGTTTAAATGACTTAAAACCTGATTCAGAAAAAGAACATAATCACAATGATGGTCACAACCATAATAATCAATCAAATAATTTCAAAGAGTATTTTCCTGCCATAATTAGTTTTACAATGCTAATAATAGGGATAGCTTTAGATTATTTTAAGGTATTATTCTTTAATGATTGGCAACGAATTATTTGGTATGGAGTTGCTTATCTCCCTGTTGGTTTCCCTGTGGTTAAAGCAGGTTGGAAAAACATAAAAAAAGGCGATGTTTTTACTGAGTTTTTCTTAATGTCGATAGCAACAATAGGCGCATTTGTAATTGGCGAATTTCCTGAAGGTGTGGCAGTAATGCTTTTTTATGCAGTTGGAGAACTATTTCAAGCTGCAGCAGTAAATAAAGCCAAGGGTAATATCAAAGCTTTACTCGACGTTCGTCCAAAGGAAGCCTTGGTTTATCGGAATAATGATTATGTTTCTGTTAACCCTGAAGAAGTTGAAATAGGCGAAAAAGTAAAGGTTCGTGTTGGTGAGAAAATTCCTTTAGATGGTATTTTATTATCCGAAAAAGGGTCTTTCAATACAGCAGCTTTAACTGGTGAAAGCAAGCCAGATACGATTTCAAAAAGTGAAAAAGTATTTGCCGGTAGCATTAATATGGATGGTGTAATAGAAATCGAAACTACAAAAGAATTTAAGGATAGTTCAATTTCTCGAATTCTACATATGGTGCAGAACGCAACAGCTCGTAAATCTAAAACAGAATTATTCATTAGAAAATTTGCTCGTATCTACACTCCTATTGTGGTTTATTTGGCTATTGCGATAACATTTTTACCATACTTTTTTGTAGATGATTATGTGTTTAGAGATTGGCTATATCGTGCATTAATATTTTTAGTAATTTCCTGTCCTTGTGCCTTGGTTATTTCTATTCCTTTAGGATACTTTGGTGGTTTGGGAGCAGCTTCAAAAAATGGAATATTGTTTAAAGGCGCTTCATTTTTAGACGCTATGACCAAGATAAATACATTGATAATGGATAAAACTGGCACTGTAACAAAAGGAGTGTTTAAAATTAAAGAAATTAAAGCCATTAATTGGGAAGAAAAAGAGTTTATGAAATACCTAATGGCAATGGAAGAACAATCTACACATCCTATTGCAAAAGCTATTTTAGAATATAAAGCAGATGGTAAAGATTTTCAAGCTTCAGAAGTATCGGAAATTGCAGGTAAAGGATTAAAAGGAAACGTAAATGGCAAACCTGTTTTAGTGGGTAATAAAGCCTTAATGACAACAAATAATATCGAAGTTTTCAAAGAAATTGAGACGATTGTAGAGTCTATTGTTTTAGTGTCTATTGATAACGCTTTTGCAGGTTATGTTGTGATAGCAGATGAACTAAAAGAAGATGCAAAAGAAACAATTACCAATTTACATAAAGTAGGTATTAAAAAAATAATGATGCTTTCTGGGGATAAGGATTCTATTACGCAAAAAGTAGCAGCAGAATTAAATATTGAAAAAGCTAAAGGCGGTTTATTGCCAGAAGATAAATTGAATGAAGTAGAAAAATTAAAACAAAATTCAGAAAATAAGATTGCTTTTATTGGTGATGGAATTAATGATGCGCCTGTTTTGGCTGCAAGTGATGTTGGTATTGCAATGGGTGGTTTAGGTAGCGATGTTGCTATTGAAACAGCAGATGTTATTATTCAAACAGATCAACCTTCAAAAGTGATAAAAGCAATTCAAATTGGTCGTTCTACAAGAAAAATTGTATGGCAAAATATTGGATTAGCATTTGGTGTAAAAGTGATTGTGTTAATTTTAGGAGCTGGTGGATTAGCTACAATGTGGGAAGCCGTTTTTGCAGATGTAGGTGTTGCGTTATTAGCTATTTTAAATGCTGTGAGATTACAGAAAATGAAATGGAGTGTGAATTAA
- a CDS encoding methyltransferase family protein, whose product MLKIKTGINPLTFNKTDDAHGYNGKVFTIISLLELFVVGIYAFKIEWYKYLLIFWYLESDTLFKVGWILLIISLFVVWFAQSQMANSWRIGIDEKNKTKLVTKGFFSISRNPIFLGIMMANIGLFLVIPNAFTLLILSLSTISINTQIRLEEEFLKREFGNVYLEYAKKVRRWL is encoded by the coding sequence TTGTTAAAGATAAAGACTGGCATCAATCCATTAACTTTTAACAAAACAGATGATGCACACGGTTATAACGGTAAAGTATTTACTATAATATCTTTATTGGAACTATTTGTTGTAGGTATTTATGCTTTTAAAATTGAATGGTACAAGTATTTACTAATTTTTTGGTATTTAGAAAGTGATACCTTATTTAAAGTAGGTTGGATATTATTAATTATTTCTCTATTTGTAGTTTGGTTTGCTCAATCACAAATGGCTAATTCCTGGAGAATTGGTATTGATGAGAAGAACAAAACAAAATTAGTAACCAAAGGATTTTTTTCAATTTCAAGAAACCCGATTTTTCTCGGAATTATGATGGCAAATATTGGCTTGTTTTTAGTAATTCCAAATGCCTTTACATTATTGATACTCTCTTTATCTACAATAAGCATTAATACGCAAATTAGATTAGAAGAAGAGTTTTTAAAACGAGAATTTGGGAACGTTTATTTAGAGTATGCAAAAAAAGTAAGACGTTGGTTATAA